The DNA segment GAGTTAGACCCACTGGCCCTCTACTCAGAGGCTATCAGGGGGATGCACAATCCCATTGCACCTGAGTGGACCTGTCTCCAGGGGCACTGACTTCCCAGACCCCCAGGCTCTGGGCCTCCTCCATCCGTGTCCCGGCGGGCTCCCTGGCTGCTGCAGTCCCCACTTAGAGGGACGCCCAGCAGGGGACCCTGGGCAGGCGTAGGGCTGACTCCAGAGTCAGCAGGAACCCCTGGCTGCCCCTGTGTCCTCCCCCGGCTGAGTCAATGCAGGGGCTGGCTGGTCCCTCCTTGTCCCCCTGCTCAGGGGGCCCTGCAGCCCAGGGGTCCAGGAGTCTGAAGTGTGGCAAAGCCCGACAACACCGCGCCCCTGAAGCTGGGGgcccgggtggggtgggggtccagGGAGGGCCCTGTGCCTCTCACAACTTACTACCCCAacttggggaggaagggaaggaaagctgGTAGCCagcccagggtgggagggggcatgTGAGCTTCCACGGTCgtttcccttctgtttcctgCACGGGCTTTTAAGTTAGGCCTCATGAGGAGTtccatgggaaggaaggaaaggacaggCCCACCCATTAGAGGAAAAAGGGTGCCAGCCCTCCGCTTCCGCGGGGGCCCGGCTACAGGTGCAGGGCCTCACCTGGATCAGCAGCTGAAGGACGGGAGGGGCTGAAAACACCCCATCGCAGTCCTCACCTTTgaacaaaaccaaccaaactgTTGCCCCCACCCCGTCCAAAACGAAGAGGTGACCAGGGTCACCAGGGTCGGCAGTCTGCAGCTGCTGGGCTGCTCCCAGGGGACCCTGCTTTGGGTGCAGCGGGCCCTGAGATTCTCTGGACCCATTTAGGGAGCCTGAGCCAATTCCTTCCTGGAGGCCGGGCAGAGGCTGTGCAGGGCCGGAGGAGCCAGCCTCCCACTGGCCTCGTGACAGACTCCGGGGCCAAGAGCTCACTGGGCGCTTGCCGCCCTCCCTCCCTCGtcagaggctctaggggaggcAGCTTGAGGCATCTGGAGGTCCTCGCTGCCAGGCTGCCTGCTTCCCCCTGGCCTCCCCACTGTGTGGACGGTGGGGAGCAGGGCCAAGAGCCGGACACGGACCACCTCCCACCAGGTTTATTTGGTTGCATACCAGCCAGTCAGATAGAAAATCGAGAACAGTCTTTAGGGAGAGCAGCAAGGCTGGCTCGGGAAGTGGGGGGCACAGTGCCCAAGAGCCAGGCCCAGGGCACCAGGGAGCCCACAAAGGAGACGGCATGGTCTGTGCCCTGAGGAGGAAAGGGGGTGCCCCTTCAGGTCACTGCTTCCCTGAAGCTGGCTTCCAATGAGGCTGGGAAGGCAGAAAGTGCCAGGCGGTAGGGGGCGTCCTGGGTCTGcaagggcggggggtggggtggggagcagaagcCGGGCCTTTGCCGGCACACAGGGTGACGCCCTCTCTGGCTGAAGGCGCCCACTGCTCCTCCCGCCCCCTGGGCCGCTCCGCTGTGCCCGATGCCCTCTCTGTGCGGCTTAGCGGGAAGGCCACCTGGCGGGTAGGGTGGGGGCAGCATCCTCCACTAACCCTTCTGAGAccaggccaggaagagagggagcacTGCAGCTTTGTTAAAAACCATGGAAACCAAACCCTCAAGGCGtgggaagcagagcagggagggggctggcccGTGGGCACGCTGGGTGACCTTCCTCTGCTCAGAAGTCCCAGTCGCTCTCCCTCTCGCGAGGCACCTCCTGCCGCCTCCGGGCCTCCAGGAAAGCCAGCTCCTTGGCCTCTTTCTTCTGGTTCCGGGCCTCATACTCTAGCCTGGGGGCCGGGCTGTGATGAGCCGTGTGCCCAGGCCTGGGGCCTCAGTGGCCGTCTGTGCCCCCGCCAGGCCCAGCCAGGACCTCCTTCACCTGTTCTTGATGATCCGCTGGACGATGAGGTCCGTGGTAAGGTCACTCCCGCTGTCGATCTGGCAGAAGATGCCCCTTCTCTTGGGCTCCTGGAGGCCAGAGGGtagggggaggtgggggccctCCTCGGGACCCCGAGCTTCCCGGGCCTGGAGGGTCCTCACCCCAGGAGGACCAGGACACCGGTACAGTCATTCCCGCTGCTTAGCAAcccgcctcctcctcctgggaGACCACTGCATTGGCCGTTACCCCCTCACCCCGGCCTAGCTCCCAGACAGGCACGTGNggggggggggggggggggggggggggggggggacccgGCTGGGGAACATCACACACAACCACGTCGTGCTCAGCTAGGCCCAGCACGACCCACCTGGTAAGGATCTGAGCCGTCCTTGTCAGGCACGATTTCCGTCTTCCCGTGACACACCAGGTCCacctggggagggagcaggggtcAGGGAGCCTGGCGGCCTGCACTCAGAGGCCCTCCCTGAGACCTGGCCCACCAGGAGCCTCACCTTAAAGTGGTCCAGGAGCTCTGCTGTGACCGCGTACGGGGCCCCGATCACCACTTCTGACACATACTAtggggagagggagcacaggTGGTTAGCCAGGACCCCGTTAGGCCAGAGGATGGTGGGGGAAGACCCtaaccctccctgccccctccaaccCCCCCAGCCTGGGCGGGAGACCCCACCCAGCACACCCGCCTCGGCACGTACCCGGCAGGCCAGCACGCTCAGGGTCCGCTCGTGCAGGTTCATGATGGGGTAGTTCTTCCCCTTGTAGTGGTTGACCTCCTAGGGCCAGAGTGAGCTCAGGTGGGCAGGTAGCCTCGGGCAGGCGGGGCTGTAAtctcccccacagcccctcaCGGGTGCCCCGCAGTGTGGGGAAGCCCCAGTCCCCAGGAAGAGGCCCTGGTGTGTCTCCTCTGCCTCCATCAGCACCCCAGGCCTCGCCCCTGTGGGCCACTGGTGCCCAACCTCAACCCCAGGAGCCCTTCAAGGGCCCCCACACCCTCTCAGCGGGCCTGGGAGCGAGACCTGGTCAAAGTGCAAGCCAGCGATGACGTACGGCTTCTCTGCCAGGCCGTGCACCTTCTCCAGGAAGTCCACATGGCCAATGTCTGTGCCCAGATTAAGAAGCAAGTAACAGGAGGAGGAGCGGCCCGCAGGACCAGGGGCTCCAGCAGATTCCCTGGAGCTCTGCCCCAGTCCGGAGGCCACGAGGAGTCAGTGACGCCCCTCCAGGTCCCATGACGGAGGTGCAcacagggccagggcaggggccaCCCTCCCACTCAGTCTCAGAGGATACGGAACAGGTCGAAGGCGCCGGCCACGTAGATGACTGTCTCCCCGGGCTGGGGTTCCTTCCCAGAAGCAAACTGGATGATCTTCTGAGATGTCTGCAGAAACTGCGACACCCCCGTCCAAGGGTTCCGCCCCCCAGGACACTGGAAGCCGAGAGTGCTTTGGTCAGCGACCGATGCCTCACAGGCACGACCTTGACCTGCACCTGCCTGCTTGTCTGGGAGCAGGTACGGGGGTGATGGACCAGAACCCCAAACCCTCAGCTGCAGCCTGCCAGCTCGCTCCGTCCCTTGTGTGCTCTTACCAGGCACACCCCTCTGGCAGGGACACCATGGGCTAGCCAGCAGGGGCTGGTCCACaccagggccaggctggggagcGCCCCGGTGACCAGCGGGATGTGTGGCTCTACCCTGTGGCCACAGTGGGCACTGCAGCCTGACAACGGGCCCAGCGGCGGACACTGCCCTTGTGGGGACCCAGCACCGTGAGCCACCTTCTGGTCACCTGGGAGGAGCCTTCTGAGCAAAGTGTCTCCCTGGCGGGTGTCAGGTGAGGGGGCTACAAAGGGAGACAGGACCAGGCCACCTGGTTAGAGGCCACCTGCTCAAAGGCCGTCCTTAGTCCTCCTCCAGTGGCCACGGTGACTGGCCAGCTTGCCGAGCCTGGTGGGCAGTGCCCCGGCAGTGCCCAGAAGGCAGGGAGCTGGCCGAGGGTCCCTGCCAGCCTTCCCCCAGGGGCAGCCTGGGGGGCATCAGGTATTGGCCCAGCCAGTAAGGGCAACACTCACCTTGCCGAAGCTGTCTGCGTATTCCCTGTACTCGGAGGATATCTCCTGAACGGAAGGGTGGAGGGCGTTGAGAAGCCTTGCCCCCAGGCATGGTCAACCCCAGGGCCTCCAAACTCGCTGTCCTGGAGCCCACAGAGAGGCAAGGACAGGGCGGATCCggtgctccctccctcccagcagtGTCCTTAGCCCTGGGACCTCGGGGATCCCGCCCCCGTCCCCCGCAGACTCACGTGCCCACTGTGATGGGCCTTGGTCACCAGCAACATCCGGCCGACGAGGTCCGTCGTGGACACGCCCTGGGTGCGCCTGCACTctctggggacagaggtggggtcAGGGCTCACATCCTAGATACACtccaaagtccccacctccagCTCACCCCACCTGGGGGCGGCCCTGCTGCGGGCTGGCCCTCCGCCGCCCTGTGTACACACAAGGCGGCTCCGCGCTGCGCTCGGCCGCGACCGAAAACCGGGACCAGGAGCGTGGGGAAGGCCGCTGAGCTTTTATCCACTGAAGGAAATGACAGAATGGAGGAGAAGCGTTGCGAAGCCCCAGGTGTGCAGTGCTGGGTGGGCGGGCCAGGCCCGGGGCGGCAGCAGCTCTGGTCCCCGCTGCCCCCGCTGCCAGGGGCACGCCAGGCCGCACTGGCCCAGGCAGGAGCCGCCAGCCACCACAGCTTTCTGAGTTACATAGACCCGCTTCccggccaccccccacccccgttcttACGGCTCACCAGCCACCCGCGGCCTGTCACTACCGCACGGGACGGCGCGGGTCCAGGTCACGCCAAGCCCCGCCGTGCGGCACCCCCGCCCCGCTCTGGTCCCGGCCTAGAAGCCAGCCTCTGCCCATTTTCCTCGCAGGCAGTAAGAGCCTGAGGGGAGCTTTGAGCCCCGTTCCTTGACAAGGTGGGACCCTCATGGGGCTCACCTGTACCTCCCGGCCTGCTTCACTTCCTCGTAGGTGTCGCGGCCGTCTACGGTCAGCGTGATGTCATCTAAGAAGTGACACACGTGTGACAATGAGGATTCACCAGACTACATAGGCCTACGGGGGCCCTCAACCCTCACCCCAGGCTGGTCCCGGTGTGCACGGACTCTTTCTGGAAAAGGGCCCAAGGCCTTCTCAGATCCCCGAAAGGCTCGGTGCCGCGCCTCAGAGTGTGAGGAGGCCCCGGCACCCGCTGCCCTCCGGCCCGCCCAGAGGCCCCGGCACTCcgggccccagccccacccactcACTGCCATGGACACAGAAGTCGCAGCTGTACTTGTCCAGCGTCTCCAGCGTGGTAACGTAGGGGGCCGCCGGCACCACCTCGTCCACCCACTTGATGGCCTGCACCATCTTGTACCTCTCCTCCTGAGTGAACACCGGGGGCCCCTTGTGCTTGGAGATCTCCTCTAGAGCCAGAGGAGAGAGCAAGGACAAGACAGATGACCTCTGTAGGGCTGGACCACAGCCTCACAGACCTCAGGAGCCCCCTCCCAGCACCAGGCAGGGTCTGTAACCACACGTGAACTCGAGGCAGGCAGCTGTCTGTCTCCCTGGGCCCTCGGCCTGTCACAAGGGCAGAAACACACCCGAGCAGACACCACCCTGTCTCTATGGGCCAGTGCAGGTGCTCGGGATGTGTCTGCTGGATAACTGCACGGTCCCCTCACCCAACCAGCGTTCCAGGTAAAGTCCCTTGACAACCAGGAGCTCCTTTCTTGAAGGTCCCGGGAAccaggctgtggggggaggggaagtaggCAGCACTGCTCAACCTGAGCTGCCCACCGGGTGGGCTCGGCCGGGTCTGCAGACCCACCCGCTCAGCTGTGCTCTTTGGAAGGACGGCCTTGGGCCTGGCCTAACCCCTTGCAGGGCCCTGGAAGGTCAGTCCAAGGCAGCAGCCCAGCTTACCATCGGTGTGCACACCTACGATCAGGTAGTCGCCCATGGCCCGCGCCTGGCGCAGCTGGTTAGAGTGGCCGTAGTGCACCATGTCATAGCTGTGGAAAGGACAGAATGGTGAGTCCCTGTGCAGAGGGTGGGGCTGAGCAGCTGGGAGCTGGTGCGTGTGGCGGTGGAGCCTTGCTCCTCTGGGGCTTCCTTAGGAAGCCTTGGGAGATGCTGCCACTGGGAATTGCTCCTCAGGGTCTGGCTGAGCCTGGGCTTTCAGAGGGGAAGTGGGCACTCTGCTCCCCACACCACTGGTCCCTGGGCCACACTTAACAAGCATGACAGGGGCTGGGCTGTGCCCAGGAACAAGGCCTGCTGGTCCCGAGGGCCGGTGAGCACCCAGAACAGCCTCAGCTCCCCGCATGTGCCATGgagctctgccctctgccctcagcccctcctctcaCCAAATGCAAACAGTGGGGGACAGGCCCTTTAATCTGTAAACTGACATTAATTTAAGGGTGGGCTGGACTCTGTGCTACCCTGAGGCAGGTGGACAGTCTTTGGGACCAACGAGAAACCAAGTCCGACAATGAGCTTTGGAAACCCGGCTCGTTCCCCCATGGCCTCCAGAAACTCAGCAAGGCTTTGTGCTCGGGCGACAACCGTGCCGCCTGCTTCCACAGCTCTTCTTCTCAAATCTGGGCCTGACTAAGGAGCAACTGCTCAGTTAGAGGCCCACTTCCTCCCTGTGTGTGCCGTACAGGACCCCAAGTAGCCCCACACCAGCTCTGTTTCCTTCCAAAGCCTAACGTTTTTTCCTGAGGTGACAGTACCCCTGCTTCTCCAGGTGACCCAGGCCCTGTTCCACTCCCTGACACCTGTCACTCCCACCACAGCACACCCAGCACACAAGCCTGTGTGGTCACATGGTTCAGGCCCTGgggtgagagaagaggaaagtcCAAATCCAGCAGCCTGGCTGGCCCTTGAGCTCACTGGACAGGCGGGGCTGGGGGTGCACAGTTCGGACTGCAGGGTGGTGCTCTGTCTGGGGTGTATCCTAGTCACTGTGGTTTTGTGGCCATGGGTGGCCTGCTGGGGTAGGGGCCTGGCCAGACCAGGGCCAAGGTCAGAGTCCACCAACACGAAGCCATGCTCCCTCTCTCCAAGGTGACTCAGGCACACTTGCAAAGGTATGGCAGCCCCCTTCTCTACACCCTTGCTCTCTTCTGAAGCCATAGCTAGCTAGGTAAGGACTGTTCTTTCTGATTCCAAGGAGTGAAGGTATGAGGAAGCATCACAGGTGGCAAGCTATCAGTGGGAGGTCAGTTTTCCTCTTATCTGCTGACAACCCCAAACTCATCCGGAAACAACTCCAGGTCTTGGCTGGCCAGAGGAGAGAACAGATGGGTACTGTGGCCCTCCTGGGAGGGACCCAGGAGCCCGGGGGCTTCACTGGGGGTCGTGGACAGAGGCAATTCCTGCTCCAACGCTTGCCCCGACACCCAGGAGAATCCCTCCGACCTTGCGATAGGCAGGCTGGGGAGCCAGACACGGAGACCGCCGGGAGAACGCGGGCCGGTCGCACGGCTTCCCCAGTATGAAGTGATACCGCTCGTCGGGACTCGCGCCACCACCGGCCAGGCTCCGGAGGTCCGGCCAGGCGGGCGGCCCAGCGGCGGACCCCGAAGCAGGAGCGCCCGCGTCCCCAGGAGGGCGCCGGGGTCCGGAGCCGCAGGCCCGGCCCGCGTCTGGGAGCCGGTCGCCGCTCCCGACGCACGGCCGCCCTGGGGCCCCGGGNNNNNNNNNNNNNNNNNNNNNNNNNNNNNNNNNNNNNNNNNNNNNNNNNNNNNNNNNNNNNNNNNNNNNNNNNNNNNNNNNNNNNNNNNNNNNNNNNNNNNNNNNNNNNNNNNNNNNNNNNNNNNNNNNNNNNNNNNNNNNNNNNNNNNNNNNNNNNNNNNNNNNNNNNNNNNNNNNNNNNNNNNNNNNNNNNNNNNNNNNNNNNNNNNNNNNNNNNNNNNNNNNNNNNNNNNNNNNNNNNNNNNNNNNNNNNNNNNNNNNNNNNNNNNNNNNNNNNNNNNNNNNNNNNNNNNNNNNNNNNNNNNNNNNNNNNNNNNNNNNNNNNNNNNNNNNNNNNNNNNNNNNNNNNNNNNNNNNNNNNNNNNNNNNNNNNNNNNNNNNNNNNNNNNNNNNNNNNNNNNNNNNNNNNNNNNNNNNNNNNNNNNNNNNNNNNNNNNNNNNNNNNNNNNNNNNNNNNNNNNNNNNNNNNNNNNNNNNNNNNNNNNNNNNNNNNNNNNNNNNNNNNNNNNNNNNNNNNNNNNNNNNNNNNNNNNNNNNNNNNNNNNNNNNNNNNNNNNNNNNNNNNNNNNNNNNNNNNNNNNNNNNNNNNNNNNNNNNNNNNNNNNNNNNNNNNNNNNNNNNNNNNNNNNNNNNNNNNNNNNNNNNNNNNNNNNNNNNNNNNNNNNNNNNNNNNNNNNNNNNNNNNNNNNNNNNNNNNNNNNNNNNNNNNNNNNNNNNNNNNNNNNNNNNNNNNNNNNNNNNNNNNNNNNNNNNNNNNNNNNNNNNNNNNNNNNNNNNNNNNNNNNNNNNNNNNNNNNNNNNNNNNNNNNNNNNNNNNNNNNNNNNNNNNNNNNNNNNNNNNNNNNNNNNNNNNNNNNNNNNNNNNNNNNNNNNNNNNNNNNNNNNNNNNNNNNNNNNNNNNNNNNNNNNNNNNNNNNNNNNNNNNNNNNNNNNNNNNNNNNNNNNNNNNNNNNNNNNNNNNNNNNNNNNNNNNNNNNNNNNNNNNNNNNNNNNNNNNNNNNNNNNNNNNNNNNNNNNNNNNNNNNNNNNNNNNNNNNNNNNNNNNNNNNNNNNNNNNNNNNNNNNNNNNNNNNNNNNNNNNNNNNNNNNNNNNNNNNNNNNNNNNNNNNNNNNNNNNNNNNNNNNNNNNNNNNNNNNNNNNNNNNNNNNNNNNNNNNNNNNNNNNNNNNNNNNNNNNNNNNNNNNNNNNNNNNNNNNNNNNNNNNNNNNNNNNNNNNNNNNNNNNNNNNNNNNNNNNNNNNNNNNNNNNNNNNNNNNNNNNNNNNNNNNNNNNNNNNNNNNNNNNNNNNNNNNNNNNNNNNNNNNNNNNNNNNNNNNNNNNNNNNNNNNNNNNNNNNNNNNNNNNNNNNNNNNNNNNNNNNNNNNNNNNNNNNNNNNNNNNNNNNNNNNNNNNNNNNNNNNNNNNNNNNNNNNNNNNNNNNNNNNNNNNNNNNNNNNNNNNNNNNNNNNNNNNNNNNNNNNNNNNNNNNNNNNNNNNNNNNNNNNNNNNNNNNNNNNNNNNNNNNNNNNNNNNNNNNNNNNNNNNNNNNNNNNNNNNNNNNNNNNNNNNNNNNNNNNNNNNNNNNNNNNNNNNNNNNNNNNNNNNNNNNNNNNNNNNNNNNNNNNNNNNNNNNNNNNNNNNNNNNNNNNNNNNNNNNNNNNNNNNNNNNNNNNNNNNNNNNNNNNNNNNNNNNNNNNNNNNNNNNNNNNNNNNNNNNNNNNNNNNNNNNNNNNNNNNNNNNNNNNNNNNNNNNNNNNNNNNNNNNNNNNNNNNNNNNNNNNNNNNNNNNNNNNNNNNNNNNNNNNNNNNNNNNNNNNNNNNNNNNNNNNNNNNNNNNNNNNNNNNNNNNNNNNNNNNNNNNNNNNNNNNNNNNNNNNNNNNNNNNNNNNNNNNNNNNNNNNNNNNNNNNNNNNNNNNNNNNNNNNNNNNNNNNNNNNNNNNNNNNNNNNNNNNNNNNNNNNNNNNNNNNNNNNNNNNNNNNNNNNNNNNNNNNNNNNNNNNNNNNNNNNNNNNNNNNNNNNNNNNNNNNNNNNNNNNNNNNNNNNNNNNNNNNNNNNNNNNNNNNNNNNNNNNNNNNNNNNNNNNNNNNNNNNNNNNNNNNNNNNNNNNNNNNNNNNNNNNNNNNNNNNNNNNNNNNNNNNNNNNNNNNNNNNNNNNNNNNNNNNNNNNNNNNNNNNNNNNNNNNNNNNNNNNNNNNNNNNNNNNNNNNNNNNNNNNNNNNNNNNNNNNNNNNNNNNNNNNNNNNNNNNNNNNNNNNNNNNNNNNNNNNNNNNNNNNNNNNNNNNNNNNNNNNNNNNNNNNNNNNNNNNNNNNNNNNNNNNNNNNNNNNNNNNNNNNNNNNNNNNNNNNNNNNNNNNNNNNNNNNNNNNNNNNNNNNNNNNNNNNNNNNNNNNNNNNNNNNNNNNNNNNNNNNNNNNNNNNNNNNNNNNNNNNNNNNNNNNNNNNNNNNNNNNNNNNNNNNNNNNNNNNNNNNNNNNNNNNNNNNNNNNNNNNNNNNNNNNNNNNNNNNNNNNNNNNNNNNNNNNNNNNNNNNNNNNNNNNNNNNNNNNNNNNNNNNNNNNNNNNNNNNNNNNNNNNNNNNNNNNNNNNNNNNNNNNNNNNNNNNNNNNNNNNNNNNNNNNNNNNNNNNNNNNNNNNNNNNNNNNNNNNNNNNNNNNNNNNNNNNNNNNNNNNNNNNNNNNNNNNNNNNNNNNNNNNNNNNNNNNNNNNNNNNNNNNNNNNNNNNNNNNNNNNNNNNNNNNNNNNNNNNNNNNNNNNNNNNNNNNNNNNNNNNNNNNNNNNNNNNNNNNNNNNNNNNNNNNNNNNNNNNNNNNNNNNNNNNNNNNNNNNNNNNNNNNNNNNNNNNNNNNNNNNNNNNNNNNNNNNNNNNNNNNNNNNNNNNNNNNNNNNNNNNNNNNNNNNNNNNNNNNNNNNNNNNNNNNNNNNNNNNNNNNNNNNNNN comes from the Ailuropoda melanoleuca isolate Jingjing chromosome 13, ASM200744v2, whole genome shotgun sequence genome and includes:
- the PCYT2 gene encoding ethanolamine-phosphate cytidylyltransferase isoform X1, which codes for MVHYGHSNQLRQARAMGDYLIVGVHTDEEISKHKGPPVFTQEERYKMVQAIKWVDEVVPAAPYVTTLETLDKYSCDFCVHGNDITLTVDGRDTYEEVKQAGRYRECRRTQGVSTTDLVGRMLLVTKAHHSGHEISSEYREYADSFGKCPGGRNPWTGVSQFLQTSQKIIQFASGKEPQPGETVIYVAGAFDLFHIGHVDFLEKVHGLAEKPYVIAGLHFDQEVNHYKGKNYPIMNLHERTLSVLACRYVSEVVIGAPYAVTAELLDHFKVDLVCHGKTEIVPDKDGSDPYQEPKRRGIFCQIDSGSDLTTDLIVQRIIKNRLEYEARNQKKEAKELAFLEARRRQEVPRERESDWDF
- the PCYT2 gene encoding ethanolamine-phosphate cytidylyltransferase isoform X3; its protein translation is MVHYGHSNQLRQARAMGDYLIVGVHTDEEISKHKGPPVFTQEERYKMVQAIKWVDEVVPAAPYVTTLETLDKYSCDFCVHGNDITLTVDGRDTYEEVKQAGRYRECRRTQGVSTTDLVGRMLLVTKAHHSGHEISSEYREYADSFGKPPHLTPARETLCSEGSSQCPGGRNPWTGVSQFLQTSQKIIQFASGKEPQPGETVIYVAGAFDLFHIGHVDFLEKVHGLAEKPYVIAGLHFDQEVNHYKGKNYPIMNLHERTLSVLACRYVSEVVIGAPYAVTAELLDHFKVDLVCHGKTEIVPDKDGSDPYQEPKRRGIFCQIDSGSDLTTDLIVQRIIKNRLEYEARNQKKEAKELAFLEARRRQEVPRERESDWDF
- the PCYT2 gene encoding ethanolamine-phosphate cytidylyltransferase isoform X2, whose translation is MVHYGHSNQLRQARAMGDYLIVGVHTDDDITLTVDGRDTYEEVKQAGRYRECRRTQGVSTTDLVGRMLLVTKAHHSGHEISSEYREYADSFGKCPGGRNPWTGVSQFLQTSQKIIQFASGKEPQPGETVIYVAGAFDLFHIGHVDFLEKVHGLAEKPYVIAGLHFDQEVNHYKGKNYPIMNLHERTLSVLACRYVSEVVIGAPYAVTAELLDHFKVDLVCHGKTEIVPDKDGSDPYQEPKRRGIFCQIDSGSDLTTDLIVQRIIKNRLEYEARNQKKEAKELAFLEARRRQEVPRERESDWDF